In Aeromicrobium marinum DSM 15272, one genomic interval encodes:
- the groL gene encoding chaperonin GroEL (60 kDa chaperone family; promotes refolding of misfolded polypeptides especially under stressful conditions; forms two stacked rings of heptamers to form a barrel-shaped 14mer; ends can be capped by GroES; misfolded proteins enter the barrel where they are refolded when GroES binds): MPKILEFDENARRALERGVDKLADTVKVTLGPKGRYVVLDKKWGAPTITNDGVTVAREIELDDPFENLGAQLAKEVATKTNDVAGDGTTTATVLAQAMVHEGLRAVAAGANPVGLKRGIEAAVEAVSAKLLETARDVDDISDMTSVATVSSRDAHIGELIAEAFDKVGKDGVITVEESNTLGTQLDFTEGMQFDKGYLSPYMVTDTERMEAVLDDPYILVNQGKISSVSDLLPLLEKVVAAGKPLFIIAEDIEGEALSTIVVNKIRGTFTSVAVKAPAFGDRRKAMLQDIATLTGATVVTPDVGLKLDAVGLEVLGTARRVVVSKDDTTIIDGGGESAEVEGRVSQIKAEIENTDSDWDREKLQERLAKLAGGVCVIQVGAATEVELKEKKHRIEDAVSATRAAIEEGIVPGGGSALVHAVAVLDDDLGLTGDEATGVRIVRRGADAPLEWIARNGGVSGEVVVNKVRETGQGYNAATDEYGDLLAQGILDPVKVTRSALANAASITAMLLTTETIVVEKPAEELDDSHAGHAH, translated from the coding sequence ATGCCCAAGATCCTGGAGTTCGACGAGAACGCCCGTCGCGCCCTCGAGCGCGGCGTCGACAAGCTCGCTGACACCGTCAAGGTCACGCTCGGCCCCAAGGGCCGCTACGTCGTCCTCGACAAGAAGTGGGGCGCGCCGACCATCACGAACGACGGTGTGACCGTCGCCCGTGAGATCGAGCTCGACGACCCCTTCGAGAACCTCGGCGCCCAGCTCGCCAAGGAGGTCGCCACCAAGACCAACGACGTCGCCGGTGACGGCACCACCACCGCCACCGTGCTGGCCCAGGCGATGGTCCACGAAGGCCTGCGCGCCGTCGCTGCCGGAGCCAACCCGGTCGGCCTCAAGCGTGGCATCGAGGCGGCCGTCGAGGCCGTCTCGGCCAAGCTGCTCGAGACCGCCCGCGACGTCGACGACATCTCCGACATGACCTCGGTCGCCACCGTCTCGTCCCGCGACGCCCACATCGGCGAGCTCATCGCCGAGGCGTTCGACAAGGTCGGCAAGGACGGTGTCATCACGGTCGAGGAGTCCAACACCCTGGGCACGCAGCTCGACTTCACCGAGGGCATGCAGTTCGACAAGGGCTACCTGAGCCCCTACATGGTGACCGACACCGAGCGCATGGAAGCTGTGCTCGACGACCCGTACATCCTGGTCAACCAGGGCAAGATCAGCTCGGTCAGCGACCTGCTGCCGCTGCTGGAGAAGGTCGTCGCCGCCGGCAAGCCGCTGTTCATCATCGCCGAGGACATCGAGGGCGAGGCGCTCTCGACCATCGTGGTCAACAAGATCCGCGGCACGTTCACCTCCGTCGCCGTCAAGGCGCCGGCGTTCGGTGACCGTCGCAAGGCCATGCTGCAGGACATCGCGACCCTCACCGGCGCGACCGTCGTCACCCCCGACGTCGGCCTGAAGCTCGACGCCGTGGGCCTGGAGGTGCTGGGCACCGCCCGGCGCGTCGTGGTCAGCAAGGACGACACCACGATCATCGACGGCGGCGGCGAGTCCGCCGAGGTCGAGGGCCGGGTCAGCCAGATCAAGGCCGAGATCGAGAACACCGACTCCGACTGGGACCGCGAGAAGCTGCAGGAGCGGCTGGCCAAGCTGGCCGGTGGCGTCTGCGTCATCCAGGTCGGCGCGGCCACCGAGGTCGAGCTCAAGGAGAAGAAGCACCGCATCGAGGACGCCGTCTCGGCGACCCGCGCGGCGATCGAGGAGGGCATCGTCCCCGGTGGCGGTTCCGCCCTCGTGCACGCCGTCGCCGTCCTGGACGACGACCTGGGCCTGACCGGCGACGAGGCCACCGGGGTGCGCATCGTCCGCCGCGGTGCCGACGCCCCGCTGGAGTGGATCGCCCGCAACGGCGGCGTCTCCGGTGAGGTCGTCGTCAACAAGGTCCGTGAGACCGGGCAGGGCTACAACGCCGCCACCGACGAGTACGGGGACCTGCTGGCGCAGGGCATCCTCGACCCGGTCAAGGTCACGCGGTCCGCGCTGGCCAACGCCGCGTCGATCACGGCGATGCTGCTCACCACCGAGACCATCGTGGTCGAGAAGCCGGCCGAGGAGCTGGACGACTCGCACGCCGGTCACGCGCACTGA